A genomic window from Streptomyces brevispora includes:
- a CDS encoding TetR family transcriptional regulator produces the protein MSQPARSPRVSAAPDAPESAAGTRAAAQRLKMRRELAAAAMELFATKGYEATTVDEIAGAAGVARRTFFRHFRSKEEAIFPDHDDTLVRAEAVLNAAPAHEHPLDTVCRGIKEVMKMYAAKPAVSVARYKLTREVPTLREAEIASVARYERLFTRYLLGHFDERDHHVGNDDPLLAEVAASAVVTAHNHVLRRWLRADGQGDVEAQLDHAFAIVRDTFGTGIGAGRIVGSEPAKPPAASVSSEGEVLVAVARTDAPLDEVMRTIQQALKER, from the coding sequence ATGTCCCAGCCCGCCAGGTCCCCCCGTGTGTCCGCCGCGCCCGACGCCCCGGAAAGTGCCGCGGGCACACGTGCCGCCGCACAACGGCTGAAAATGCGCCGTGAACTGGCCGCGGCGGCGATGGAACTCTTCGCCACCAAGGGGTACGAGGCGACGACGGTCGACGAGATCGCGGGCGCCGCGGGCGTCGCCCGGCGGACGTTCTTCCGGCACTTCCGCTCCAAGGAAGAGGCCATCTTCCCGGACCACGACGACACCCTCGTACGCGCCGAGGCGGTCCTGAACGCCGCACCGGCGCACGAGCACCCGCTCGACACGGTCTGCCGGGGCATCAAGGAAGTCATGAAGATGTACGCGGCGAAGCCCGCGGTCTCCGTGGCCCGCTACAAGCTGACCCGCGAGGTGCCCACCCTGCGGGAGGCCGAGATCGCCTCGGTGGCCCGCTACGAGCGGCTGTTCACCCGCTATCTGCTGGGCCACTTCGACGAGCGCGACCACCATGTCGGCAATGACGACCCGCTGCTGGCGGAGGTGGCGGCGTCCGCCGTGGTCACCGCGCACAACCATGTGCTGCGCCGCTGGCTGCGGGCGGACGGCCAGGGCGATGTGGAGGCGCAGCTGGACCACGCGTTCGCCATCGTCCGCGACACCTTCGGCACCGGGATCGGCGCGGGCCGGATCGTCGGCAGCGAGCCGGCGAAGCCGCCGGCCGCCTCGGTGAGCTCGGAGGGCGAGGTGCTGGTCGCCGTGGCGCGCACGGACGCGCCGCTGGACGAAGTGATGCGTACGATCCAGCAGGCGCTCAAGGAGCGCTGA
- a CDS encoding GNAT family N-acetyltransferase, translating to MNEQPPQNHESLLAVFDREMREHARPDGPGVRVERTGDVVRQAGAAHDWNGVVWSSPDLDAVRADAAIAAQVAHCVERGYDEFEWKLYAHDRPADLGARLLAAGFEAEDPETLLVAPVADLPTEVVLPDGIRLRTVRDEADVELMALAHEQAFGADRTRLRHQVLARLKEDPDHFVGVLAMAGDEPVSSARMELYGGTGFAGLWGGGTVQEWRGRGVYRALVAFRARIAAERGFRYLQVDATEQSRPILQRLGFTVLGTTTPYLYRPTS from the coding sequence ATGAACGAGCAGCCCCCGCAGAACCATGAATCCCTGCTGGCCGTCTTCGACCGGGAGATGCGCGAGCACGCCCGCCCCGACGGCCCCGGCGTCCGCGTCGAGCGCACCGGCGATGTCGTACGGCAGGCCGGCGCGGCCCACGACTGGAACGGGGTCGTCTGGTCGTCCCCGGACCTGGACGCCGTACGGGCCGACGCGGCGATCGCCGCGCAGGTGGCGCACTGCGTGGAGCGCGGGTACGACGAGTTCGAGTGGAAGCTGTACGCGCACGACCGCCCGGCCGACCTCGGGGCCCGGCTGCTGGCGGCCGGTTTCGAGGCGGAGGACCCGGAGACCCTGCTGGTCGCGCCGGTCGCGGACCTGCCCACCGAGGTCGTGCTCCCCGACGGGATCCGGCTGCGCACGGTGCGTGACGAGGCCGATGTGGAGCTGATGGCCCTGGCCCATGAGCAGGCGTTCGGCGCGGACCGGACGCGGCTGCGGCACCAGGTGCTGGCCCGGCTGAAGGAGGACCCGGACCACTTCGTGGGGGTGCTGGCCATGGCGGGCGACGAGCCGGTGAGCTCCGCCCGGATGGAGCTGTACGGGGGCACCGGCTTCGCCGGGCTGTGGGGCGGCGGCACGGTCCAGGAGTGGCGCGGCAGGGGCGTCTACCGGGCCCTGGTCGCCTTCCGGGCACGGATCGCCGCGGAGCGCGGCTTCCGGTATCTCCAGGTCGACGCGACCGAGCAGAGCCGCCCGATCCTGCAACGGCTCGGATTCACGGTCCTGGGCACGACGACCCCGTACCTCTACCGCCCCACATCCTGA